A window of the Desulfovibrio sp. genome harbors these coding sequences:
- a CDS encoding site-specific integrase, protein MPALCKRRGELRWRGQVKLDKKVVASKWFGTGPQGGPEYRKAVAWEEEKKRRMATMPTATTSLTLLNWANRYLDYAKDRHAPITYKEKVKAFQELMRTAPSASAVETLTVPKVFQHLMVQAKQRSGSAANKDRKNLATAWNWGRKYLAGFPDGNPILTVEKFPEVQKPRYVPPVENFDKVLDSVDGQDRLMLMTFLFLAARRGEVFKLKWSDVDFPNNRVRLWTRKRQGGNLEQDWVPLAAELKAELLHWWEDRPIKDTPYVFVCLERTPFCVEHYGNPFRKRLQFMRRLCERAGIPRFGFHAIRHLTATILYHRGYPVSVIQRILRHKSPRTTEIYLRDLGLDAAKEALEDALGNRGPAKVMVLPRKSAEA, encoded by the coding sequence ATGCCAGCATTATGCAAGCGCCGGGGCGAACTTCGTTGGCGCGGCCAGGTGAAGTTGGACAAGAAAGTGGTAGCCAGCAAGTGGTTCGGAACCGGACCACAAGGCGGTCCAGAGTACCGCAAAGCGGTGGCCTGGGAAGAGGAGAAAAAAAGACGGATGGCGACGATGCCAACCGCCACAACCTCCTTGACCCTACTCAACTGGGCCAACCGATACCTGGACTACGCCAAAGACCGTCACGCCCCAATCACGTACAAGGAAAAGGTGAAGGCCTTCCAGGAACTCATGCGGACCGCTCCATCGGCAAGCGCCGTAGAGACGCTTACGGTACCCAAGGTCTTCCAGCACCTGATGGTGCAGGCCAAGCAGAGATCAGGCAGCGCGGCCAACAAGGACCGTAAGAACCTTGCCACCGCCTGGAACTGGGGTAGGAAGTACCTCGCCGGATTTCCGGACGGGAACCCCATCCTAACGGTGGAAAAATTCCCGGAGGTGCAAAAACCCAGATATGTTCCTCCTGTTGAGAACTTCGACAAGGTTCTGGACTCGGTAGATGGCCAGGATCGACTGATGCTTATGACCTTTCTCTTTCTGGCGGCTCGTAGGGGGGAAGTCTTCAAGCTGAAGTGGTCCGATGTGGATTTCCCCAACAACCGCGTCAGGCTCTGGACCAGAAAGCGCCAAGGCGGGAACCTCGAGCAGGACTGGGTTCCACTCGCTGCGGAACTGAAGGCCGAGTTGCTTCACTGGTGGGAAGATCGGCCAATAAAAGATACGCCGTACGTTTTCGTCTGCCTGGAAAGAACCCCCTTCTGTGTGGAGCACTACGGCAACCCCTTCAGGAAACGCCTTCAGTTCATGCGCCGTCTCTGCGAGCGAGCCGGGATACCTAGGTTTGGATTCCACGCTATTAGACACCTGACAGCAACGATCCTCTATCACCGTGGCTACCCCGTTAGCGTCATTCAGCGCATCCTCAGGCACAAGAGTCCCAGGACAACGGAGATATACCTCCGCGACCTTGGGCTGGATGCCGCCAAGGAAGCATTGGAAGACGCTCTTGGGAATCGCGGCCCCGCAAAAGTTATGGTGCTCCCGCGTAAGAGTGCTGAAGCTTAA